One genomic window of Quercus robur chromosome 6, dhQueRobu3.1, whole genome shotgun sequence includes the following:
- the LOC126688531 gene encoding glutamyl-tRNA(Gln) amidotransferase subunit B, chloroplastic/mitochondrial translates to MMASTIFRSIQNHPLLLYPTALFRRKNGVFYCTMKSTEAQTATQEKQKPQIKNPPRTQTKTSDKFSKDYEAVIGIETHVQLNTLTKAFCGCPYNYGSPPNTSVCPICMGLPGALPVLNSKVIELAVKVGLALNSKLSLNSKFDRKQYFYPDLPKGYQISQFDVPIASGGYIDLDLPVEFGGGHRRFGITRVHMEEDAGKLLHSENESYSQVDLNRAGVPLLEIVSEPDMRTGIEAAEYAAELQRLVRYLGVSNGNMQEGSLRCDVNVSIRPIGQAQFGTKVEIKNLNSFSSVSRAIDFEISRQVLLHSQGQDDQITQETRLWEEGAQKTVTMRKKEGLADYRYFPEPDLPGVILTKEYVNSICDSLPELPEVKRRRYEKMGLSMQDVLFLANDVNVAEFFDATIAKGADVKLAANWIMGDIAAYMKNEKLTINEIKLIPQELAELIASIKGGTISGKIGKEILFELLAKGGTVKGLIKEKDLVQIVDPMEIEKIVDKVLSENPKQLEQYRGGKTKLQGYFAGQVMKLSKGKANPGLLNKILLEKLNAQS, encoded by the exons ATGATGGCTTCTACCATTTTTAGAAGCATTCAAAACCACCCTTTGTTGCTGTACCCAACTGCATTGTTTAGAAGAAAGAATGGCGTTTTTTATTGCACTATGAAAAGCACAGAAGCCCAAACTGCCACTCAAGAAAAGCAAAAGccccaaataaaaaatccacCTCGTACCCAGACCAAAACAAGCGATAAATTCTCAAAAGATTATGAAGCAGTCATTGGTATAGAAACCCATGTCCAGCTCAACACCCTTACCAAAGCCTTCTGTGGTTGTCCTTACAATTATGGGTCTCCACCAAACACCAGTGTCTGCCCCATTTGCATGGGTTTGCCTGGTGCTTTGCCGGTTTTGAACTCAAAGGTCATTGAATTAGCGGTGAAAGTGGGTCTTGCACTGAATAGCAAGCTGTCTCTAAACTCAAAGTTTGATAGGAAACAGTACTTTTACCCTGACCTTCCAAAAGGCTACCAAATATCTCAGTTTGATGTTCCAATTGCAAGTGGTGGTTACATTGATTTGGATCTTCCTGTGGAATTTGGCGGGGGACATAGGAGGTTTGGCATTACAAGGGTTCACATGGAGGAAGATGCAGGCAAGCTGCTTCATTCAGAAAATGAAAGTTATTCA CAGGTTGATTTAAATAGAGCAGGGGTGCCTTTACTTGAGATTGTTTCTGAACCAGATATGAGAACTGGTATTGAGGCTGCAGAATATGCAGCTGAATTGCAGAGGTTAGTTCGGTATTTGGGAGTGAGTAATGGCAATATGCAAGAAGGTTCACTTCGTTGTGATGTGAATGTCTCAATTCGACCAATTGGGCAAGCACAGTTTGGGACAAAG GTTGagataaaaaatttgaactctTTTTCATCAGTTAGCCGGGccattgattttgaaatttcaaggcAGGTGCTTCTTCACAGCCAAGGCCAGGATGATCAAATTACACAGGAAACTCGTCTCTGGGAAGAAGGCGCTCAG AAAACAGTTACAATGAGGAAAAAGGAAGGGCTTGCTGATTATCGATATTTCCCAGAACCAGACCTTCCGGGAGTTATCCTTACTAAAGAATATGTCAATAGTATCTGTGATTCATTGCCAGAACTTCCAGAAGTGAAGCGTCGGAGGTATGAGAAGATGGGCCTGAGCATGCAGGATGTTCTTTTCCTTGCAAATGACGTTAAT GTTGCAGAATTTTTTGATGCAACTATTGCAAAGGGAGCTGATGTGAAGCTGGCTGCCAATTGGATAATGGGTGACATTGCTGCTtacatgaaaaatgaaaagttgacCATAAATGAGATAAAGTTAATCCCCCAGGAGCTAGCTGAGTTGATAGCTTCAATAAAAGGTGGGACCATCAGTGGGAAAATTGGGAAAGAG ATACTGTTTGAACTACTGGCCAAAGGTGGAACTGTCAAGGgactaataaaagaaaaggatttggttcag ATAGTAGATCCTATGGAGATTGAGAAAATAGTAGATAAAGTGCTTTCAGAGAACCCAAAGCAGCTGGAGCAATATCGTGGGGGCAAAACTAAGCTACAAGGTTATTTTGCTGGCCAG GTAATGAAACTGTCAAAAGGTAAAGCAAATCCAGGGCTTCTAAACAAGAtccttttggagaaattaaatGCCCAAAGCTGA
- the LOC126690124 gene encoding uncharacterized protein LOC126690124 — protein MSLLCWNCRGLGNQRTENQLVDMVRAKDPSVVFIAETWTDETRLILVQDKIKFKHKFVVPRRNKAGGMVIFWKEDFDLSFETFSKNHIDTIVNKNKDDEWRFTGFYGEPDTQNRHKAWARLKSLKARGSAPWICAGDFNEITKQSEKRGGRLRPHGQMQAFREVLDECGFIDLGFVGSEFTWHKHFADYTVWERLDKAVATSDWLSLFPDTKIYHLEADASDHRPILIVPDGMNCSQQRPFRFEQMWLTEQGCSDTVQAVWQRDNGENEVLKVIRKVDECGKELTKWSKKNFKNVRKELEKTRKLLAKAELVAMNGGSNKRMKYLEKQILTLLDREAKMWAQRSKVQWLRDGDKNTRFFHSKATQRRRRNYIKGLFDENGQWCTHPSRVTDTVVQFYQKLFTSCAPVDFEEILEQIPTKVTEDMNVELLKEFTADEVENALK, from the coding sequence ATGAGTCTCTTATGTTGGAActgtcgggggcttgggaaccaacgAACAGAAAATCAACTCGTGGATATGGTGcgggcaaaagatccctctgtTGTGTTTATAGCTGAAACATGGACGGATGAAACAAGGCTAATTTTAGTTCAAGATAAAATAAAGTTCAAACATAAATTTGTGGTGCCAAGAAGAAATAAGGCGGGTGGAATGGTAATTTTCTGGAAAGAGGATTTTGACTTAAGCTttgaaactttctcaaaaaatcaTATAGATACAATTGTGAATAAGAACAAGGATGATGAATGGAGATTTACAGGATTTTATGGAGAACCTGATACACAGAATAGACATAAGGCATGGGCTCGTTTAAAGAGTTTGAAAGCAAGGGGATCTGCACCTTGGATTTGTGCGGGAGACTTTAATGAGATAACAAAACAATCAGAGAAAAGGGGAGGTAGACTTCGGCCACATGGACAGATGCAAGCTTTTAGAGAGGTACTTGATGAATGCGGCTTTATTGATTTGGGATTTGTGGGGTCAGAATTTACATGGCATAAGCACTTTGCGGATTACACAGTGTGGGAGCGCCTTGATAAAGCTGTGGCAACTTCGGACTGGCTGTCTTTATTTCCGGATACCAAAATCTATCACTTGGAGGCAGATGCATCTGATCATAGACCTATTTTGATTGTGCCGGATGGGATGAATTGTTCACAACAGAGACCGTTTAGATTCGAGCAGATGTGGCTGACTGAACAAGGCTGCTCAGACACAGTACAAGCTGTGTGGCAGCGGGACAATGGGGAAAATGAGGTTTTAAAGGTGATACGTAAGGTGGATGAGTGTGGGAAGGAGCTAACCAAatggagtaaaaaaaatttcaaaaatgtgaGGAAAGAATTGGAAAAAACAAGGAAGTTATTGGCAAAAGCAGAGCTGGTTGCGATGAATGGGGGCAGCAACAAAAGGATGAAATACTTAGAAAAACAAATCCTCACACTCCTTGACCGTGAGGCAAAAATGTGGGCTCAAAGATCAAAAGTGCAATGGCTTCGTGATGGTGACAAGAACACTCGCTTTTTCCATAGTAAAGCAAcacagagaagaagaagaaattacatCAAAGGGTTATTTGATGAAAATGGTCAATGGTGCACTCACCCAAGCCGTGTGACTGATACTGTAGTCCAATTTTATCAAAAACTCTTTACCTCCTGTGCACCGGTGGACTTTGAGGAGATTTTGGAGCAAATACCTACAAAAGTTACAGAAGACATGAATGTGGAGTTGCTAAAGGAGTTTACTGCAGATGAGGTTGAAAATGCTTTAAAATAG
- the LOC126688534 gene encoding uncharacterized protein LOC126688534, translating to MINNINSTGGGPCTAPMQGGGSGNGTGNPPALRKVMVVAEPNRESVVALQYALSHVLFEQDELILLHVENQNPSWKYTFSTFLKRPSVGSSSSSSSSSSNMGSSEGGGSCGAVPVDVDFLEEMKSACKVAHPKVRVRVERVEMEGKDKANTILFQSHQLGIDVIVIGQRRSLSTAILGHKRPLRGTKVVDTAEYLIENSKCTCVAVQKKGQNAGFLLNTKTHRNFWLLA from the exons ATGATCAATAATATCAACAGTACTGGAGGAGGGCCATGCACGGCCCCCATGCAAGGTGGTGGTAGCGGGAACGGTACCGGCAACCCTCCGGCGTTGCGGAAGGTAATGGTGGTGGCAGAGCCAAACCGTGAGTCTGTAGTTGCATTGCAATATGCTCTTTCACATGTATTGTTTGAGCAAGATGAATTGATTCTTCTTCACGTTGAGAATCAAAACCCATCATGGAAATACACATTCTCTACGTTTCTTAAAAGGCCTAGTGTAGgctcatcatcctcatcatcttcttcatcctcaAACATGGGATCCTCGGAAGGAGGTGGATCATGTGGAGCTGTGCCTGTGGATGTGGATTTTCTTGAAGAAATGAAGAGTGCATGTAAGGTTGCTCATCCTAAAGTTAGAGTCCGTGTAGAGAGGGTGGAAATGGAAGGCAAGGACAAGGCAAATACTATTCTTTTCCAAAGCCACCAACTTGGGATCGATGTCATAGTTATAGGGCAGCGCCGGAGTCTTTCAACAGCAATATTAGG ACATAAGCGGCCTCTTAGAGGAACAAAAGTGGTAGACACGGCAGAGTACCTGATCGAGAATAGCAAGTGCACCTGTGTTGCAGTGCAGAAAAAGGGCCAAAATGCAGGCTTTCTTCTCAATACAAAAACCCACAGGAATTTCTGGCTCCTGGCGTAA
- the LOC126688533 gene encoding uncharacterized protein LOC126688533, whose product MDKVVEAVETAKKEWDEAYSRAKEHIKAIEGYGKHREEQNSNSLPRLNGLAQDALALLSSLQFRLDLLAPQLPTDDQVQSATTLLDSWKNESHNLRQSLRNANLQAKANMRKAAQEERELLLGGGGESTIRRRNLQTKAGMTSAAESITDSLRRTRQLMVQEVERSASTLTTVEESTGVLKKAESEYKGQRSLLMRTRNLLSTMQRQDVLDRVILAVGFFLFSCAVLYVVSKRFGILKLQQKVTAAIKAGMVGQAKIGGGAFANGINDNAVHRVDVPLDRPMRDEL is encoded by the exons ATGGACAAGGTGGTGGAGGCTGTAGAAACGGCGAAGAAGGAATGGGACGAAGCGTATAGTCGGGCCAAAGAGCATATAAAGGCGATTGAAGGGTACGGTAAACATAGGGAGGAACAGAATTCGAATTCGCTTCCGAGATTGAACGGGCTTGCACAGGACGCCTTGGCTTTGCTTTCCTCGCTCCAATTCAGGCTCGATCTTCTCGCGCCACAGTTGCCTACCGATGATCAAGTCCAATCCGCTACAACTCTGCTCGATTCCTGGAAAAACGAATCCCACAA TTTGCGACAGAGTTTGAGAAATGCCAATTTACAAGCAAAGGCTAACATGAGGAAAGCTGCTCAGGAAGAG AGAGAGCTATTGCTGGGTGGTGGAGGAGAGTCCACAATTCGCAGACGCAACTTACA GACAAAGGCTGGAATGACATCTGCTGCTGAAAGCATCACTGATAGCCTTCGGCGTACTCGCCAATTGATGGTTCAG GAGGTGGAAAGAAGTGCAAGCACACTCACGACTGTTG AGGAATCAACCGGAGTATTAAAGAAGGCTGAAAGTGAATACAAAGGGCAACGCTCGTTGTTGATGCGAACCCggaacctactctctacaatgCAACGTCAAGATGTCCTTGATAG GGTGATACTTGCAGTTGGGTTTTTCTTGTTCTCTTGTGCTGTTCTTTATGTTGTCTCAAAGCGATTTGGGATACTAAAGTTGCAGCAAAAGGTTACTGCTGCCATAAAAGCTGGTATGGTGGGACAAGCCAAGATTGGAGGTGGGGCTTTCGCAAATGGCATAAATGACAATGCAGTTCATAGGGTGGATGTTCCTTTAGATAGACCTATGCGTGATGAACTTTAA